One window of Nostoc sp. C052 genomic DNA carries:
- the groL gene encoding chaperonin GroEL (60 kDa chaperone family; promotes refolding of misfolded polypeptides especially under stressful conditions; forms two stacked rings of heptamers to form a barrel-shaped 14mer; ends can be capped by GroES; misfolded proteins enter the barrel where they are refolded when GroES binds) produces MAKRIIYNENARRALERGIDILAEAVAVTLGPKGRNVVLEKKFGAPQIVNDGVTIAKEIELEDHIENTGVALIRQAASKTNDAAGDGTTTATVLAHAIVKEGLRNVAAGANAISLKRGIDKATAFLVDKIKEHARPVEDSKAIAQVGAISAGNDEEVGQMIAQAMDKVGKEGVISLEEGKSMFTELEITEGMRFDKGYISPYFATDPERMEAVFDEPFILLTDKKIALVQDLVPVLEQVARAGRPLVIIAEDIEKEALATLVVNRLRGVLNVAAVKAPGFGDRRKALLEDIAVLTGGQLITEDAGLKLDNTKLDSLGKARRITITKDSTTIVAEGNEAAVKARVEQIRRQIDETESSYDKEKLQERLAKLSGGVAVVKVGAATETEMKDKKLRLEDAINATKAAVEEGIVPGGGTTLAHLAPELEVWAKSNLKDEELIGALIVVRALPAPLKRIAENAGQNGAVIAERVKEKEFNVGYNAATNEFVDLLAAGIVDPAKVTRSALQNAASIAGMVLTTECIIVDKPEPKDGAPAGAGAGGGDFDY; encoded by the coding sequence ATGGCAAAGCGCATTATCTACAACGAAAACGCCCGTCGCGCCCTGGAGCGAGGCATTGACATTCTGGCTGAGGCTGTAGCTGTTACCCTTGGCCCCAAAGGTCGTAACGTAGTTCTAGAAAAGAAATTTGGCGCACCGCAAATTGTTAATGACGGTGTAACGATCGCCAAAGAAATTGAATTAGAAGATCATATTGAAAACACTGGCGTAGCTTTGATTCGTCAAGCTGCTTCCAAGACCAATGATGCTGCGGGCGATGGTACTACCACTGCTACCGTTTTAGCTCATGCGATCGTCAAAGAAGGCTTGCGGAACGTTGCAGCAGGTGCTAATGCGATTTCACTGAAGCGCGGTATTGACAAAGCTACTGCCTTTTTGGTAGACAAAATCAAAGAACACGCCCGTCCAGTGGAAGATTCCAAAGCTATTGCCCAAGTTGGTGCGATCTCGGCTGGTAATGACGAAGAAGTTGGTCAGATGATTGCCCAAGCAATGGACAAGGTGGGTAAGGAAGGCGTAATTTCCCTAGAAGAAGGGAAATCTATGTTCACCGAGTTGGAAATCACTGAAGGGATGCGCTTTGACAAAGGCTACATCTCTCCTTATTTCGCTACTGACCCTGAGCGGATGGAAGCGGTTTTTGATGAGCCTTTCATACTGCTGACCGATAAGAAAATCGCTTTGGTACAAGACCTTGTACCAGTGTTAGAGCAAGTAGCTCGTGCTGGTCGTCCTTTGGTGATTATCGCCGAAGATATTGAAAAAGAAGCTTTGGCAACCTTGGTAGTAAACCGTTTGCGCGGTGTGCTAAACGTAGCTGCTGTTAAAGCTCCTGGCTTTGGCGATCGCCGCAAAGCACTACTAGAAGACATTGCTGTTTTAACTGGTGGTCAACTAATTACCGAAGATGCTGGTTTGAAGCTAGATAACACCAAGCTCGATAGCCTGGGTAAAGCTCGCCGAATCACCATCACCAAGGACAGCACCACAATTGTTGCCGAAGGTAACGAAGCTGCTGTTAAGGCTCGTGTCGAACAGATTCGTCGTCAAATCGATGAAACCGAATCTTCTTACGACAAAGAGAAGTTACAAGAGCGTCTTGCTAAACTCTCTGGTGGTGTTGCTGTAGTGAAAGTTGGTGCAGCGACCGAAACCGAAATGAAAGACAAGAAGCTGCGCCTAGAAGACGCTATCAACGCTACCAAAGCTGCTGTGGAAGAAGGTATCGTTCCTGGCGGTGGTACAACTCTGGCTCACCTTGCTCCTGAATTGGAAGTTTGGGCAAAGAGCAATCTTAAAGATGAAGAGTTGATTGGTGCGTTGATTGTTGTTCGCGCCTTACCTGCACCTCTGAAGCGGATTGCTGAAAACGCCGGTCAGAATGGTGCTGTGATCGCTGAACGCGTCAAAGAGAAAGAATTCAACGTTGGCTACAATGCTGCGACAAACGAATTCGTCGATTTGTTAGCTGCTGGTATTGTTGACCCTGCGAAAGTGACTCGTTCTGCTCTGCAAAACGCTGCTTCTATCGCTGGTATGGTGTTGACAACCGAATGTATTATAGTTGACAAGCCTGAACCTAAAGATGGCGCTCCTGCTGGCGCTGGTGCTGGCGGCGGTGACTTCGATTACTAA